In Cyclopterus lumpus isolate fCycLum1 chromosome 2, fCycLum1.pri, whole genome shotgun sequence, the genomic stretch actagtataagatggtctgaacttgtctgaactggtctaagatggtctgaactggtctaagatggtctgaacttgtctaagatggtctgaactggtctaagatggtctgaacttgtctgaactggtataagatggtctgaactggtataagatggtctgaactagtataagatggtctgaactggtctaagatggtctgaactagtataagatggtctgaactggtctaagatggtctgaactggtctaagatggtctgaacttgtctgaactggtataagatggtctgaactggtataagatggtctgaactagtataagatggtctgaactggtctaagatggtctgaactggtataagatggtctgaactggtctaagatggtctgaactagtataagatggtctgaactggtctaagatggtctgaactggtctaagatggtctgaactggtataagatggtctgaactggtataagatggtctgaactagtataagatggtctgaactggtctaagatggtctgaactagtataagatggtctgaactggtataagatggtctgaactggtataagatggtctgaactggtataagatggtctgaactggtctaagatggtctgaactagtataagatggtctgaactggtataagatggtctgaactggtataagatggtctgaactggtctaagatggtctgaactagtataagatggtctgaactggtctaagatggtctgaactggtataagatggtctgaactggtctaagatggtctgaactagtataagatggtctgaactggtctaagatggtctgaactggtctaagatggtctgaactggtataagatggtctgaactagtataagatggtctgaactggtataagatggtctgaactggtataagatggtctgaactagtataagatggtctgaactggtctaagatggtctgaactagtataagatggtctgaactggtataagatggtctgaactggtataagatggtctgaactggtataagatggtctgaactggtctaagatggtctgaactagtataagatggtctgaactggtataagatggtctgaactggtataagatggtctgaactggtctaagatggtctgaactagtataagatggtctgaactggtctaagatggtctgaactagtataagatggtctgaactggtataagatggtctgaactggtctaagatggtctgaactagtataagatggtctgaactggtataagatggtctgaactggtctaagatggtctgaactagtataagatggtctgaactggtataagatggtctgaactagtataagatggtctgaactggtataagatggtctgaactagtataagatggtctgaactggtataagatggtctgaactggtctaagatggtctgaactagtATAAGATGGTCCAAACTGgtctaagatggtctgaactagtataagatggtctgaactggtataatctggtctgaactggtctaagatggtctgaactagtataagatggtctgaactggtataagatggtctgaactagtataagatggtctgaactggtataatctggtctgaactggtctaagatggtctgaactagtataagatggtctgaactagtataagatggtctgaactggtataatctggtctgaactggtctaagatggtctgaactagtataagatggtctgaactggtataagatggtctgaactggtataagatggtctgaactggtataagatggtctgaactggtctaagatggtctgaactagtataagatggtctgaactggtataagatggtctgaactggtataatctggtctgaactggtataagatggtctgaactggtataagatggtctgaactggtataagatggtctgaactggtatcCAATGGTCCAAACTGGTCTAaatggtctgaactggtctctCACCAGCAGCATCTTGACGGGCAGCAGGTAGATGAGGATCATCCTCTTGTTCTTCTGACTGGAACGATGACAGTGATGGAACGCATACGTCAGGAACTCCTCCGCTGCAGAGACACATGTCATCAATAATCAGTCATATTGATCAGTAATGTTCAGATACAGTATTATTATGTATCGGTACCTGGCTTGAAATCGCTGTCGAACATGGCCTTGCGGCCCACGTAGTACTTGTAGGTGACCTTCTGAGCCGGGCTGTAGTCGTTCTTCAGGTTGGAGCTGTCGATGGCTCTGATCAGAGGCTTACACAGGTGAAGCTTATTGATCTGTCCACCGGGAagtaatcaatcaatcaagtgAACATGTCAATCTATTGAATAACAACGCTGATGTGTTCCACGAGGCTTCAGACCTTGAAGTAGATCTTGAAGAGCTGGTTGCTCAGGAACATCATGCCCCACTTCTTGGAGTCGTCGATCCCGGCTCGACTGAGGGCCCACAAACGCACCAGTGGTTACGCTTTGTTCAGTTCAAGGTTACTGTGATCGGTAGTACTACTGCAGTGTACAAATACTACGAAATACTGCAGTGTACAAATACTGAGAAATACTGCAGTGTACAAATACTATGAAATActacagtgtagaaatacagtgtagaaatactacagtgtagaaatactcgtTACGAGTAAAAGTTCTGCATTCAAACTGTTTATTGAGACGGTGAAACGCCGTAAAAGtcttgtactgcatgtgtgtatttgtactgcatgtgtgtatttgtactgcatgtgtgtatttgtactgcatgtgtgtatttgtactgcatgtgtgtatttgtactgcatgtgtgtatttgtatttgtactgcatgtgtgtatttgtatttgtactgcatgtgtgtatttgtatttgtactgcatgtgtgtatttgtactgcatgtgtgtatttgtatttgtactgcatgtgtgtatttgtactgcatttgtactgcatgtgtgtatttgtatttgtactgcatgtgtgtatttgtactgcatgtgtgtatttgtactgcatgtgtgtatttgtactgtatgtgtgtatttgtactgcatgtgtgtatttgtatttgtactgcatgtatgtatttgtatttgtactgcatgtgtgtatttgtactgcatgtgtgtatttgtactgcatgtgtgtatttgtatttgtactgcatgtgtgtatttgtactgcatgtgtgtatttgtatttgtactgcatgtgtgtatttgtactgtatgtgtgtatttgtactgcatgtgtgtatttgtatttgtactgcatgtgtgtatttgtatttgtactgcatgtgtgtatttgtactgcatgtgtgtatttgtatttgtactgcatgtatgtatttgtactgcatgtgtgtatttgtactgcatgtgtgtatttgtactgcatgtgtgtatttgtatttgtactgcatgtatgtatttgtactgcatgtgtgtatttgtactgcatgtgtgtatttgtatttgtactgcatgtgtgtatttgtatttgtactgcatgtatgtatttgtactgcatgtgtgtatttgtactgcatgtgtgtatttgtactgcatgtatgtatttgtactgcatgtgtgtatttgtactgcatgtgtgtatttgtactgcatgtgtgtatttgtactgcatgtgtgtatttgtatttgtactgcatgtgtgtatttgtatttgtactgcatgtatgtatttgtactgcatgtgtgtatttgtactgcatgtgtgtatttgtactgcatgtgtgtatttgtatttgtactgcatgtgtgtatttgtatttgtactgcatgtatgtatttgtactgcatgtgtgtatttgtactgcatgtgtgtatgagtactgcatgtatgtatttgtactgcatgtgtgtatttgtactgcatgtgtgtatttgtactgcatgtatgtatttgtactgcatgtgtgtatttgtactgcatgtgtgtatttgtatttgtactgcatgtgtgtatttgtatttgtactgcatgtatgtatttgtactgcatgtatgtatttgtactgcatgtatgtatttgtactgcatgtgtgtatttctactgcatgtgtgtatttgtatttgtactgcatgtgtgtatttgtactgcatgtgtgtatttgtactgcatgtatgtatttgtactgcatgtgtgtatttgtgtgtgtatttgtactgcatgtgtgtatttgtatttgtactgcatgtgtgtatttgtactgcatgtgtgtatttgtactgcatgtgggtatttgtactgcatgtgtgtatttgtatttgtactgcatgtatgtatttgtactgcatgtatgtatttgtactgcatgtgtgtatttgtgtgtgtatttgtactgcatgtgtgtatttgtactgcatgtgtgtatttgtatttgtactgcatgtgtgtatttgtactgcatgtgtgtatttgtatttgtactgcatgtgtgtatttgtatttgtactgcatgtgtgtatttgtatttgtactgcatgtgtgtatttgtactgcatgtgtgtatttgtatttgtactgcatgtgtgtatttgtactgcatttgtactgcatgtgtgtatttgtatttgtactgcatgtgtgtatttgtactgcatgtgtgtatttgtactgtatgtgtgtatttgtactgcatgtgtgtatttgtatttgtactgcatgtgtgtatttgtactgtatgtgtgtatttgtactgcatgtgtgtatttgtatttgtactgcatgtgtgtatttgtactgcatgtgtgtatttgtatttgtactgcatgtgtgtatttgtactgcatttgtactgcatgtgtgtatttgtatttgtactgcatgtgtgtatttgtactgcatgtgtgtatttgtactgcatgtgtgtatttgtactgtatgtgtgtatttgtactgcatgtgtgtatttgtatttgtactgcatgtatgtatttgtatttgtactgcatgtgtgtatttgtactgcatgtgtgtatttgtactgcatgtgtgtatttgtatttgtactgcatgtgtgtatttgtactgcatgtgtgtatttgtatttgtactgcatgtgtgtatttgtactgtatgtgtgtatttgtactgcatgtgtgtatttgtatttgtactgcatgtgtgtatttgtactgcatgtgtgtatttgtatttgtactgcatgtgtgtatttgtactgcatgtgtgtatttgtatttgtactgcatgtatgtatttgtactgcatgtgtgtatttgtactgcatgtgtgtatttgtactgcatgtgtgtatttgtatttgtactgcatgtatgtatttgtactgcatgtgtgtatttgtactgcatgtgtgtatttgtactgcatgtgtgtatttgtatttgtactgcatgtgtgtatttgtatttgtactgcatgtatgtatttgtactgcatgtgtgtatttgtactgcatgtgtgtatttgtactgcatgtatgtatttgtactgcatgtgtgtatttgtactgcatgtgtgtatttgtactgcatgtgtgtatttgtactgcatgtgtgtatttgtatttgtactgcatgtgtgtatttgtatttgtactgcatgtatgtatttgtactgcatgtgtgtatttgtactgcatgtgtgtatttgtactgcatgtgtgtatttgtatttgtactgcatgtatgtatttgtactgcatgtgtgtatttgtactgcatgtgtgtatttgtactgcatgtatgtatttgtactgcatgtgtgtatttgtactgcatgtgtgtatttgtatttgtactgcatgtgtgtatttgtactgcatgtgtgtatttgtatttgtactgcatgtgtgtatttgtactgcatgtgtgtatttgtactgcatgtgtgtatttgtatttgtactgcatgtatgtatttgtactgcatgtgtgtatttgtactgcatgtgtgtatttgtatttgtactgcatgtgtgtatttgtatttgtactgcatgtatgtatttgtactgcatgtatgtatttgtactgcatgtatgtatttgtactgcatgtgtgtatttctactgcatgtgtgtatttgtatttgtactgcatgtgtgtatttgtactgcatgtgtgtatttgtactgcatgtatgtatttgtactgcatgtgtgtttgtgtgtgtatttgtactgcatgtgtgtatttgtatttgtactgcatgtgtgtatttgtactgcatgtgtgtatttgtactgcatgtgggtatttgtactgcatgtgtgtatttgtatttgtactgcatgtatgtatttgtactgcatgtatgtatttgtactgcatgtgtgtatttgtgtgtgtatttgtactgcatgtgtgtatttgtactgcatgtgtgtatttgtatttgtactgcatgtgtgtatttgtactgcatgtgtgtatttgtactgcatgtgggtatttgtactgcatgtgtgtatttgtatttgtactgcatgtatgtatttgtactgcatgtatgtatttgtactgcatgtgtgtatttgtgtgtgtatttgtattgcatgtgtgtatttgtatttgtactgcatgtgtgtatttgtactgcatgtgtgtatttgtactgcatgtgtgtatttgtactgcatgtgtgtatttgtatttgtactgcatgtgtgtatttgtactgcatgtgtgtatttgtactgcatgtgtgtatttgtatttgtactgcatgtgtgtatttgtactgcatgtgtgtatttgtgtgtgtatttgtactgcatgtgtgtatttgtatttgtactgcatgtgtgtatttgtactgcatgtgtgtatttgtactgcatgtgtgtatttgtatttgtactgcatgtgtgtatttgtactgcatgtgtgtatttgtactgcatgtgtgtatttgtatttgtactgcatgtgtgtatttgtactgcatgtgtgtatttgtactgcatgtgtgtatttgtatttgtactgcatgtgtgtatttgtatttgtactgcatgtatgtatttgtactgcatgtgtgtatttgtactgcatgtgtgtatttgtactgcatgtatgtatttgtactgcatgtgtgtatttgtactgcatgtgtgtatttgtactgcatgtgtgtatttgtactgcatgtgtgtatttgtatttgtactgcatgtgtgtatttgtatttgtactgcatgtatgtatttgtactgcatgtgtgtatttgtactgcatgtgtgtatttgtactgcatgtgtgtatttgtactgcatgtgtgtatttgtatttgtactgcatgtatgtatttgtactgcatgtgtgtatttgtactgcatgtgtgtatttgtactgcatgtatgtatttgtactgcatgtgtgtatttgtactgcatgtgtgtatttgtatttgtactgcatgtgtgtatttgtactgcatgtgtgtatttgtatttgtactgcatgtgtgtatttgtactgcatgtgtgtatttgtactgcatgtgtgtatttgtatttgtactgcatgtatgtatttgtactgcatgtgtgtatttgtactgcatgtgtgtatttgtatttgtactgcatgtgtgtatttgtatttgtactgcatgtatgtatttgtactgcatgtatgtatttgtactgcatgtgtgtatttctactgcatgtgtgtatttgtatttgtactgcatgtgtgtatttgtactgcatgtgtgtatttgtactgcatgtatgtatttgtactgcatgtgtgtatttgtgtgtgtatttgtactgcatgtgtgtatttgtatttgtactgcatgtgtgtatttgtactgcatgtgtgtatttgtactgcatgtgggtatttgtactgcatgtgtgtatttgtatttgtactgcatgtatgtatttgtactgcatgtatgtatttgtactgcatgtgtgtatttgtgtgtgtatttgtactgcatgtgtgtatttgtactgcatgtgtgtatttgtatttgtactgcatgtgtgtatttgtactgcatgtgtgtatttgtactgcatgtgggtatttgtactgcatgtgtgtatttgtatttgtactgcatgtatgtatttgtactgcatgtatgtatttgtactgcatgtgtgtatttgtgtgtgtatttgtattgcatgtgtgtatttgtatttgtactgcatgtgtgtatttgtactgcatgtgtgtatttgtactgcatgtgtgtatttgtactgcatgtgtgtatttgtatttgtactgcatgtgtgtatttgtactgcatgtgtgtatttgtactgcatgtgtgtatttgtatttgtactgcatgtgtgtatttgtactgcatgtgtgtatttgtgtgtgtatttgtactgcatgtgtgtatttgtatttgtactgcatgtgtgtatttgtactgcatgtgtgtatttgtactgcatgtgtgtatttgtatttgtactgcatgtgtgtatttgtactgcatgtgtgtatttgtactgcatgtgtgtatttgtatttgtactgcatgtgtgtatttgtactgcatgtgtgtatttgtactgacTTGTCGCTGGCACACACTCTGAAGCAGCTCATCAGCTGTTCGGCTGCTTTCTCCAACATCTCCCCCGGCTGACCTTTGCCCTTCTTCTGCAACTGCTGCTCCGCCTGCacacaggtcaaaggtcatccagcagcagctgacCTCGGATCaggctctctctgtgtgtgtgtgttagttttcTTACGTTGTTGGCGAATATCCTGAGATCCAGCGTGACAGTAAACATCACCGGCAGAGccctaagacacacacacacactcagtctgGACATGAACTAACAGCTTTCCTccattgtgctaagctaacgtgTTCTCACCAGTTCTCTTCTTTGTGGGACTGGAAGGCCCTCATGAAGGACGTGATTGGTCAAGGAGAGATCCACTACCgattacattgtgtgtgtgtgtgtgtgtgtctatcatGAAGGATATTGGACAACGAGCGTCTGGAACTTGTAGGCTTCCACAAAGTCGTGATTGGACACCGCGTAGATACACCTGAGACGCAAACACAGTCCTGTTGCCACGGTTACATCCTCAGTGCACACACAAGTCACCTGATTGGTCGTCCTACCTGAGGTGGGCGGCGACCATCTCGTCGTACGGCGGCTCCAGGAGCTGCTGACATTTTTCTTCTGGACTGGCCagctatcacacacacacacacacacacacacacacacacacacacgttaggcCGTCTCCCAGCATCCCCTGGGCCGTCTAcctgagggggcggagcctcacCTGCAGCCGGGGGTTGACCACGTGTGGATGCTTGAAGGACAGCAGCTCGGAGCAGAAGGATCCCTCGTGGCTGTCGATCGCCTCGTAAACCTAACACCAACGAAGAAGAGCGGTTTAGATGCTGCGGCAGAGAAACACCAACGAAGAAGAGCGGTTTAGATGCTGCGGCAGAGAAACACCAACGAAGAAGAGCGCGCCCCCTGGAGGCCCCATGTGGCGgagctcacctgctgcaggtacTGGTTGATTGACACCTGAGCCATGATGGGCAGcagcctgaaaacacacaagtactcagtcacagtactagtaccacgtGGAGGAATACTGTGGTACAAGTACTCAgtcacagtactagtaccacgtGGAGGAATACTGTGGTACAAGTACTCAgtcacagtactagtaccacgtGGAGGAATACTGTGGTACAAGTACTCAgtcacagtactagtaccacgtGGAGGAATACTGTGGTACAAGTACTCAgtcacagtactagtaccacgtGGAGGAATACTGTGGTACAAGTACTCAGTCACAGTACTAGTACctacaatgtatttaaatgcatgttacagtcaaatatgtaaaagatgaatattcacatttaagaagctggaaaCCTTTAACATGATtattaatgaatcaataaataatgttaatcGGTATTATCTACCGCTAAGAACAGAGAGTTTTAACAGAgtaattaatgtgtttattagtTTATGTATAAACGGCTCGTTAGCTGCGGCAGTTGAGCCGCTTTTGAAcagttaaaatataatttattcatCTTCAGATTCAAAGACAAGATGCGCGTGAATTTAATAAGTAAACCAAAAGCATTCCTTACCTTCCAAATGAAGTCTTGAGCCGGAAAAGAAACGTTTTACTTCATTCAACGAGCTTCAGTTTCGGCTCAACGCGACTCAAAACAACTTCCGGGTTGGTGAGGTCTGCTTCCGTTagtgcttcaaaataaaatgtcacgtATTCCAAAATCTCGAACGGTAGATTTACTTGGCTTTTACTATTAACATTATAATAGTTAAAACTGTAAAAGATAGATCGcacatacattatattatattataaatacattaaatacaaaaacagttAGAGAGGTTTTTGGAACATATTGAAGTGGAACTTTTGAtgtgaaaattaattaattaatttagtgTTTGAAAAGTCATGGTGGAGATAAACAAGGCAACTTTAAACCTGTTTTGACAGAGCAGAAAAACAACCAgtttcacacaaaaaataaatgatacatttatttattaactacTTTGGAGTCGAGAaaagacaacagacaaccaACAAGCATATTAATTTGTTTACTTGAAGCACAGCTGATGGACAGTACATATACACaggtttaacaacaacaacaacaatgtaaagtggctttgctgttgcccttcaaaacaaaacctcaacattgagcatgatttgagagtggcttttctgctgttgtccttcaaaacaaaagctcaacatttagcatgaattgagagtggcttttctgctgttctTTATtccatcattttaaaaagcactttgacccagacttgtcctttaactccacgttaagcaaatctcaaggattgcattttttcatctacgtaacatttcaaaaatcaggcacatcttgtctcaaaaagatgcagaaaagctggttcacgcgtttgttacttccagactagattactgcaactccttattatcaggctgctctaataagtctcttaagtccctccagttgatccagaatgctgcagctcgtgtactcacaaaaactaagaaaagagatcacatgactcctgtattagctgctctgcactggctccctgtaaaatcaagaatcacatttaaaattcttctcctcacctacaaagccttgattggtgatgcaccatcatatcttaaggagcttgtagtaccatattgccccactagagagctgctcactaaatgcggggctacttgtggttcctagagtcctaaaaagtaagatgggagccagagccttcagttatcaagctcctcttttatggaaccagcttccactttcagtccgggaggcagacacagtcacctcattcaagaatagacttaagactttcctctttaatagtgcttatagttagggctgaatcaggtttgccctggtccagccccttgatatgctgctataggcttataggctgctgggggatgttttaggatacactgagcacctatctcctcttctctctctccttatggatgaatttacatctctccattgcaccttattaactctgcttcctccccggagtcgttgtgacttcacgtctcatagggtccattggacctggaggtgtctgatgctggtgagccggcctcccattggccctgctgatgccccgccccccctcctctctacctccttctgtttcatggattggagttccattcatacattgtcatattcatgtaatgtgtttatgtaactctgtaactctgttcatctggtcacatgacatctattcatctgtccatccggggagagggatcctcctctgttgctctcctgaaggtttcttcccttttttccctgtcaaaggttatttttggggagtttttcctgatccgatgtgaggtcaaaggtcagggatgtcgtatgtgtacagattgtaaagccctctgaggggagtt encodes the following:
- the pcid2 gene encoding PCI domain-containing protein 2, encoding MAQVSINQYLQQVYEAIDSHEGSFCSELLSFKHPHVVNPRLQLASPEEKCQQLLEPPYDEMVAAHLRCIYAVSNHDFVEAYKFQTLVVQSFMRAFQSHKEENWALPVMFTVTLDLRIFANNAEQQLQKKGKGQPGEMLEKAAEQLMSCFRVCASDNRAGIDDSKKWGMMFLSNQLFKIYFKINKLHLCKPLIRAIDSSNLKNDYSPAQKVTYKYYVGRKAMFDSDFKPAEEFLTYAFHHCHRSSQKNKRMILIYLLPVKMLLGHMPTHQLLRKYDLMQFADVTKSVSEGNLLLLNEALSKHETFFIRCGIFLILEKLKIITYRNLFKKVYLLLRTHQLPLDAFVVAMKMMQLDDVDLDEVQCILANLIYMGHIKGYISHQHQKLVVSKQNPFPPLSSVS